Proteins encoded by one window of Corynebacterium amycolatum:
- the hpf gene encoding ribosome hibernation-promoting factor, HPF/YfiA family produces the protein MSTPADNNEVLSPNAQVTITGRNVEVPEHFADRVKAKLAKIERLDPTLTFFHVELQHEPNPRRADRSDRIQITATGKGHLARAEAKEDSFYAALESALGKMERSLRKVKARRKISRSGHRAPMSVGEATASLVAEAEAAAPEKADPYEDLVEDVRPGQVVRTKQHSATPMTVEDALSEMELVGHDFYLFVNEATSRPSVVYRRHAYDYGLIELAEEDEK, from the coding sequence GTGTCCACACCTGCTGACAACAACGAGGTACTCAGCCCGAACGCTCAGGTGACCATCACCGGGCGCAATGTTGAGGTTCCAGAGCACTTCGCAGATCGTGTTAAGGCGAAGCTGGCGAAGATTGAGCGCCTCGACCCGACTTTGACCTTCTTCCACGTGGAGCTCCAGCACGAGCCGAATCCGCGCCGTGCAGACCGCTCTGACCGTATTCAGATCACCGCTACTGGCAAGGGGCACCTGGCTCGTGCGGAGGCGAAGGAAGATAGCTTCTACGCTGCACTGGAGTCTGCTCTGGGCAAGATGGAGCGCTCCCTGCGTAAGGTGAAGGCTCGCCGCAAGATTAGCCGTTCTGGCCACCGTGCACCGATGTCCGTCGGCGAGGCAACTGCTTCGCTGGTTGCAGAGGCTGAGGCAGCGGCTCCGGAAAAGGCTGATCCGTACGAGGATCTGGTTGAGGACGTACGTCCGGGCCAGGTTGTGCGTACCAAGCAGCACTCCGCAACTCCGATGACGGTCGAAGATGCTCTGTCTGAGATGGAGCTCGTCGGTCACGACTTCTACCTCTTCGTTAACGAGGCAACCTCTCGTCCGTCCGTGGTCTACCGTCGTCACGCATACGACTACGGTCTGATTGAGCTGGCAGAGGAAGACGAGAAGTAA
- a CDS encoding flavin reductase family protein: MGLKTKVSRVFKHLSTPLLPDDYTQLLNPLWSSRELRGQIEAINPTSPTSAELIIRPGWGMPTDFKSGQFIGLGVEVKGKYLWRSYSLTNAPRPHDGLLTINIRALNDGYVSQHLVANVKPGTVVRLAAPAGDFHLPEPLPARIAFVTAGSGVTPVISMLRDLSARNASVEVEHIHSYRGEAEAVFVNELRELEQRSAISALKYRLHAWNTETQPRIDAAAVTDIIADFGALASSASAYACGPVELLKSLESEFPELRTERFTVDRSAAEEAGGTVSFGSRGDVDVDGATTILEAAERVGVDLPYGCRMGICATCVQQLSDGAARDIRTGATFVAGERVRTCVCAPAGHARIEL; this comes from the coding sequence ATGGGACTTAAGACCAAAGTTTCCCGGGTATTCAAGCATTTATCCACGCCACTTTTGCCCGATGACTACACGCAGTTGCTAAATCCGCTGTGGTCAAGTCGCGAGCTGCGCGGTCAGATTGAGGCCATTAATCCCACATCTCCTACTTCAGCAGAGTTGATAATCCGTCCGGGTTGGGGGATGCCAACAGACTTCAAGTCAGGTCAGTTCATTGGACTCGGCGTAGAGGTCAAGGGGAAATACCTGTGGCGTTCCTACTCACTGACAAATGCACCGCGGCCTCATGATGGGCTGCTGACTATCAACATTCGTGCACTCAACGACGGCTACGTGTCCCAACATCTCGTCGCCAATGTAAAACCGGGTACTGTCGTCCGCCTGGCTGCCCCGGCTGGGGATTTCCATCTTCCGGAGCCACTCCCAGCCCGTATTGCGTTTGTTACCGCAGGCTCCGGCGTAACTCCTGTGATTTCCATGCTGCGTGATCTTTCAGCTCGCAATGCATCAGTGGAAGTCGAACACATTCACTCCTACCGCGGCGAGGCAGAAGCTGTGTTTGTCAACGAACTCCGGGAGCTGGAACAGCGCAGCGCTATTAGCGCGTTGAAGTATCGCCTGCATGCCTGGAATACGGAGACGCAGCCGCGGATTGACGCTGCTGCGGTTACCGACATCATTGCTGACTTTGGAGCGCTGGCATCGTCGGCAAGCGCCTATGCTTGTGGTCCGGTTGAACTGCTGAAAAGCCTTGAGTCGGAGTTCCCCGAGCTGCGGACGGAACGTTTCACCGTTGACCGCTCGGCGGCGGAGGAGGCCGGTGGCACGGTGAGTTTCGGCAGCCGAGGAGATGTCGACGTAGACGGTGCAACCACCATCCTGGAGGCGGCCGAGCGCGTCGGGGTCGACCTGCCGTACGGCTGTCGGATGGGAATTTGTGCGACCTGCGTGCAGCAACTCTCCGACGGCGCAGCGCGGGACATCCGCACCGGTGCGACGTTTGTGGCGGGCGAGCGGGTCCGAACGTGCGTCTGTGCGCCGGCGGGGCACGCGCGTATCGAACTGTAA
- a CDS encoding HAD-IA family hydrolase: protein MRGMIIDYCGVLDGTDEDQARWRNLLVEARANGVGLAVLSNDPGGPSADPIRKLEDEGLVDAVVLSGEIGHEKPSAEAFNAAAAAIELPARDCVLVDDSIENIHAAVSNGMVGVFYQQFDRAVVEIAGLLGLEGEF, encoded by the coding sequence ATGCGCGGAATGATTATCGATTACTGTGGTGTCCTCGACGGTACGGATGAAGACCAGGCACGTTGGCGTAATTTGCTGGTAGAGGCGCGTGCAAATGGTGTTGGCCTGGCAGTCCTGTCGAATGACCCAGGTGGCCCATCAGCGGATCCGATTCGCAAGCTCGAAGATGAGGGCCTGGTAGACGCAGTTGTGCTCTCTGGTGAAATTGGCCATGAGAAGCCTTCGGCAGAGGCTTTTAATGCAGCTGCTGCGGCTATTGAACTGCCGGCACGGGACTGTGTGTTGGTGGATGATTCGATTGAGAACATCCATGCTGCCGTCTCTAACGGCATGGTGGGAGTCTTCTATCAGCAGTTCGACCGCGCAGTGGTCGAGATTGCCGGTCTACTGGGGCTCGAGGGCGAGTTCTAA
- a CDS encoding fatty acid desaturase family protein: MAISDIASYAHLSEEDVAEIGRRFAEIEKQHRDSLGQKDARYIRTLIRIQRTLEVTGRGLLMVPTAGMALNKLGLLPRSWKNTAHWGFKWAGISALGLAKILENLEIGHNTMHGQWDWMNDPEIHSATWEWDNSCPSSGWKHSHNFVHHKYTNVLGMDNDVGYGILRVTRDRRWKPSTLLQPVTNVVLASLFQWAVAFYDVELGRVFAGKKSWDEARPQLMEVLNKSGRQVIKDYVLFPAMAGPRYREVAFANMMANLARNLWAYAVIFCGHFPDDAETFTKEQYNTEDKSEWYLRQMLGSANFHGGLALSVLSGNLNYQIEHHLFPDMPSNRLAQISKQVQQICREYDLPYNTGSFPKQFFQVQRTLLKLSLPDRFLVADPDNAPEVRSEAAFKKYPQVEAELQSSSPQRKGLATGLRMLRRLRPGVREIVRAYTGRSTHTAGRG, encoded by the coding sequence ATGGCAATTTCCGATATCGCATCGTATGCGCACTTGAGCGAAGAAGACGTCGCAGAGATTGGGCGTCGGTTTGCGGAAATCGAAAAGCAACACCGCGATTCGCTGGGGCAGAAGGATGCTCGCTACATCCGCACGCTCATCCGCATTCAACGCACCCTTGAGGTGACTGGTCGAGGTCTGCTGATGGTACCGACCGCAGGCATGGCCCTGAACAAATTGGGGCTGCTGCCGAGGTCGTGGAAGAACACCGCACACTGGGGTTTCAAATGGGCGGGCATCTCAGCGCTGGGGCTGGCAAAGATTTTGGAAAACCTCGAAATCGGCCACAACACCATGCACGGTCAGTGGGACTGGATGAATGACCCCGAGATTCACTCGGCCACCTGGGAGTGGGACAATTCCTGCCCATCGAGCGGGTGGAAGCACTCCCACAACTTTGTCCACCACAAGTACACCAACGTGTTAGGTATGGACAACGATGTGGGATACGGCATTCTCCGGGTGACTCGTGACCGCCGTTGGAAGCCATCGACGCTGTTGCAGCCGGTGACAAACGTGGTCTTGGCCAGCCTTTTTCAATGGGCAGTGGCTTTCTACGACGTTGAGCTCGGGCGTGTGTTTGCAGGCAAGAAATCCTGGGATGAGGCCCGGCCGCAGCTCATGGAGGTTCTCAACAAGTCGGGGCGCCAGGTGATCAAGGACTACGTTCTCTTCCCGGCGATGGCGGGTCCGCGTTACCGCGAAGTGGCATTTGCGAATATGATGGCCAACCTCGCCCGTAATCTGTGGGCCTACGCTGTCATCTTCTGCGGACACTTCCCGGATGATGCCGAGACTTTCACCAAGGAGCAGTACAACACCGAGGACAAGAGTGAGTGGTATTTGCGCCAAATGCTGGGCTCGGCGAACTTCCACGGTGGGCTGGCGTTGTCGGTGCTCTCGGGAAATCTGAATTACCAGATTGAGCACCACCTCTTCCCAGACATGCCATCCAACAGGCTCGCGCAGATTTCGAAGCAGGTTCAGCAGATTTGCCGAGAATACGACCTGCCATACAACACGGGGTCGTTCCCGAAGCAGTTCTTCCAGGTCCAGCGCACACTACTAAAGTTGTCGCTGCCGGATCGCTTCTTAGTCGCTGACCCGGACAACGCCCCAGAGGTGCGTTCGGAGGCGGCGTTCAAGAAGTATCCGCAGGTTGAAGCGGAGCTCCAGTCCAGTTCCCCGCAACGCAAGGGCTTAGCGACGGGCCTGCGAATGCTCCGCCGTCTTCGCCCAGGCGTCCGGGAAATTGTCCGAGCCTATACAGGTCGCTCAACGCACACTGCTG
- the secA gene encoding preprotein translocase subunit SecA, which translates to MFSLSKLLRIGEGRAVKRLGNIADQVIAKEDEYAALSDDELRAKTEEFKKQLADGADVDDLLLDAFATAREASWRVLGQKHYRVQVMGGAALHFGNVAEMGTGEGKTLTCVLPAYLNALAGKGVHVVTVNDYLAKRDAEWMGRVHRFLGLETSVILSELSPDQRRKAYAADITYGTNNEFGFDYLRDNMAHSLDDLVQRGHHFAIVDEVDSILIDEARTPLIISGPADGDPHWYLAFSKIVPRMKRDIHYEVDERKRTIGIREEGVEFVEDQLGISNLYAPENSSLVSYLNNALKAKELFTRDKDYIIRNGEILIVDEFTGRVLAGRRYNEGMHQAIEAKEGVEIKNENQTLATVTLQNYFRLYDKLSGMTGTAETEAAELHQIYKLNVMAIPPNRPKQREDLPDLIYKTQEAKFAAVVEDIRECHEKGQPVLVGTTSVEKSEYLSKLLQREGIPHSVLNAKHHEKEAEIVAVAGRLGGVTVATNMAGRGTDIVLGGNPDIIADLNLRSRGLDPVETPEEYEEAWDAEIERVRQQSKEEADKVREAGGLYVLGTERHESRRIDNQLRGRTGRQGDPGVTRFYLSMRDDLMVRFNGQRMEALMNTLNVPDDVPIDSKVVSNSIKSVQAQVESQNFEIRKNVLKYDEVMNQQRKVIYAERRRILEGEDLKTQVRDMQDDVVDAYVNGATADGYVEDWDLDELWNALEQLYSPTFTAQELIDGSDFGTPGDLSADELSKALHTDISASYDQLEDAVSAIGGDDQMRNIERFTILNVMDQKWREHLYEMDYLKEGIGLRAMAQADPLVEYQREGYDMFTAMMDGIKEESVRQLFLIRKQVMPAVENTEGQENQAPALPTEAAEKNQQMTYSGPSEDGSAEQQRMDQEREGNRAQRRKAARKRRR; encoded by the coding sequence GTGTTTTCGCTCAGCAAGTTGCTCCGCATTGGTGAAGGCCGCGCTGTCAAGAGGCTTGGCAATATTGCAGATCAGGTCATCGCCAAGGAAGACGAGTACGCAGCTCTTTCAGACGATGAACTCCGCGCCAAGACCGAGGAGTTTAAGAAGCAGCTGGCTGACGGTGCCGATGTAGACGATCTGCTGCTGGATGCTTTCGCCACGGCGCGTGAGGCATCCTGGCGCGTGCTGGGTCAGAAGCACTACCGCGTCCAGGTTATGGGCGGTGCGGCACTGCACTTCGGCAACGTTGCCGAAATGGGTACTGGTGAAGGTAAGACCCTGACCTGTGTGTTGCCCGCATACCTCAATGCGTTGGCAGGCAAGGGCGTTCATGTCGTTACGGTTAATGACTACCTGGCTAAGCGTGACGCGGAGTGGATGGGTCGAGTCCACCGCTTCCTGGGGCTTGAGACCTCGGTGATTCTCTCTGAGCTCAGCCCGGACCAGCGCCGCAAGGCCTATGCTGCCGACATCACCTACGGCACGAACAATGAGTTCGGCTTTGACTACCTGCGCGACAATATGGCGCATTCGCTCGACGATTTGGTGCAGCGTGGGCACCACTTCGCCATCGTCGATGAGGTTGACTCGATTCTGATTGACGAGGCCCGTACCCCGTTAATTATTTCCGGTCCGGCGGATGGCGATCCGCACTGGTACCTGGCGTTCTCCAAGATTGTGCCGCGTATGAAGCGCGACATTCACTACGAAGTCGATGAGCGTAAGCGCACCATCGGTATTCGTGAAGAGGGTGTTGAATTCGTTGAGGATCAGCTGGGTATTTCAAACCTGTATGCTCCGGAAAATTCCTCGCTGGTCAGCTACCTGAACAATGCCCTGAAGGCCAAGGAGCTGTTCACCCGCGACAAGGATTACATTATCCGTAATGGTGAGATTCTCATTGTCGATGAGTTCACCGGTCGTGTGCTGGCAGGCCGTCGCTATAACGAGGGTATGCACCAGGCAATTGAGGCCAAGGAAGGGGTGGAGATTAAAAACGAGAACCAGACGCTGGCAACCGTCACGCTCCAGAACTACTTCCGCCTCTACGACAAGCTGTCCGGTATGACCGGTACGGCTGAGACTGAAGCGGCTGAGCTGCACCAGATTTACAAGCTGAACGTCATGGCGATCCCGCCGAATCGCCCGAAGCAGCGCGAGGATCTGCCCGACCTGATTTACAAGACGCAGGAGGCAAAGTTCGCCGCTGTTGTCGAGGACATCCGCGAATGCCATGAAAAGGGCCAGCCAGTTCTCGTTGGTACGACATCAGTCGAGAAATCCGAGTACCTTTCCAAGCTCCTGCAGCGCGAAGGTATTCCTCATTCTGTGCTGAATGCAAAGCACCACGAGAAGGAAGCTGAGATTGTTGCGGTGGCGGGTCGTCTCGGAGGCGTTACCGTGGCAACTAACATGGCCGGTCGTGGTACTGACATCGTGCTGGGCGGTAACCCGGACATCATCGCTGACCTGAATCTGCGCTCTCGTGGTCTGGACCCGGTGGAAACTCCGGAAGAGTACGAAGAGGCGTGGGACGCTGAGATTGAGCGCGTTCGTCAGCAGTCGAAGGAAGAAGCTGACAAGGTACGTGAGGCCGGTGGACTCTACGTCCTGGGCACTGAGCGCCATGAGTCGCGCCGCATTGACAACCAGTTGCGTGGTCGTACCGGTCGTCAGGGTGACCCGGGTGTTACCCGCTTCTACCTGTCCATGCGCGATGATCTCATGGTTCGCTTCAACGGCCAGCGCATGGAAGCGCTGATGAACACTCTGAATGTCCCGGATGACGTTCCTATTGACTCCAAGGTTGTCTCCAACTCCATTAAGAGCGTTCAGGCTCAGGTGGAAAGCCAGAACTTCGAAATCCGTAAGAATGTTCTGAAGTATGACGAGGTTATGAACCAGCAGCGTAAGGTCATCTACGCTGAGCGCCGTCGCATCCTCGAAGGTGAGGATTTGAAGACTCAGGTTCGCGACATGCAGGACGATGTCGTCGACGCGTATGTCAACGGTGCCACCGCTGACGGTTACGTGGAGGATTGGGACCTCGACGAGCTGTGGAATGCCCTTGAGCAGCTCTACAGCCCGACGTTTACGGCGCAGGAGCTCATCGATGGCTCTGACTTCGGTACCCCGGGTGACCTCTCGGCCGATGAGCTGTCCAAGGCTCTGCACACGGATATCTCCGCCAGCTACGACCAGCTTGAGGATGCGGTTTCCGCAATTGGTGGCGACGACCAGATGCGCAACATTGAGCGCTTCACCATCCTGAACGTCATGGACCAGAAGTGGCGCGAGCACCTCTACGAGATGGACTACCTCAAGGAGGGCATTGGCTTGCGCGCCATGGCCCAGGCTGACCCGCTGGTGGAGTACCAGCGTGAGGGCTACGACATGTTCACCGCGATGATGGACGGCATCAAGGAAGAATCGGTTCGTCAGCTGTTCCTAATCCGTAAGCAGGTTATGCCCGCAGTGGAAAACACTGAGGGGCAGGAAAACCAGGCTCCGGCTCTGCCAACGGAAGCTGCTGAGAAAAATCAGCAGATGACCTACTCCGGCCCCAGCGAGGACGGCAGTGCAGAGCAGCAGCGCATGGATCAAGAGCGTGAGGGCAACCGGGCGCAGCGTCGGAAGGCGGCTCGCAAGCGCCGTCGCTAA
- a CDS encoding DUF6912 family protein yields MRVYIPATFSMLEALKEDELFHARGGWGFAVTEALRDFFTEGDDEELADVAFDEAARASLRLLDAAEEKFPHRRVVISVDVEAEPQSDMGDAVVKVGGPISLADVAALHIDVEEAESKVEAAIEAVDKADLGDEDAELTVGDALEIPLAWYDVAELGMVVDFL; encoded by the coding sequence ATGCGTGTCTATATCCCAGCGACTTTCTCCATGCTTGAGGCGCTGAAGGAGGATGAGCTCTTCCACGCCCGCGGTGGTTGGGGCTTTGCTGTCACTGAGGCGCTGCGCGATTTCTTTACTGAGGGCGATGATGAGGAACTGGCAGATGTGGCCTTTGATGAGGCTGCGCGTGCGTCGCTCCGTCTGCTCGATGCTGCAGAAGAGAAGTTCCCGCACCGCCGAGTAGTCATTTCCGTCGATGTGGAGGCGGAACCGCAGTCGGATATGGGCGATGCTGTGGTTAAGGTCGGCGGCCCAATTTCGCTTGCCGACGTTGCAGCGCTCCACATTGATGTGGAAGAGGCGGAAAGCAAGGTTGAGGCTGCAATTGAAGCCGTCGATAAGGCAGATCTCGGTGACGAGGATGCGGAGCTCACTGTCGGCGATGCGCTGGAGATTCCGCTGGCGTGGTATGACGTAGCTGAGCTCGGCATGGTGGTCGACTTCCTGTAG